In Dyadobacter sp. NIV53, a single window of DNA contains:
- a CDS encoding CvpA family protein, producing the protein MKLLDVLILLPLLWGAMHGYRKGLLIEIIGIAGLVVAMILGFKFLGLGMEILTPYVSDHMAKRILPYVGFSAVFFPTIFLLNQFGYRIRRSLRYSILGTFDSFAGALVGVFTWVFGISVFFWLVNMIGVKIPAHRTDGTYIYPLVVPIAPTVITKALQLMPKGTELIREWKKDYMDDV; encoded by the coding sequence ATGAAATTATTGGATGTTCTCATCCTTCTTCCTCTGCTTTGGGGGGCAATGCATGGCTACCGGAAAGGATTGCTGATCGAGATAATCGGAATTGCAGGACTTGTGGTAGCCATGATTTTGGGTTTTAAGTTTTTGGGCCTGGGAATGGAGATACTGACTCCTTACGTCAGCGATCATATGGCAAAGCGAATTCTGCCCTATGTCGGTTTTTCTGCCGTGTTTTTTCCTACTATTTTTCTGCTCAATCAATTTGGGTACAGGATACGAAGATCATTGAGATATTCCATTTTAGGCACTTTTGATAGTTTTGCCGGTGCTTTGGTAGGCGTTTTTACGTGGGTATTTGGTATCAGCGTTTTCTTTTGGTTAGTGAATATGATTGGTGTAAAAATACCTGCTCACCGTACAGATGGTACTTACATATATCCGTTGGTTGTCCCCATTGCACCAACGGTTATTACAAAAGCACTTCAATTAATGCCAAAAGGGACAGAACTGATCCGTGAATGGAAAAAGGATTACATGGATGAT
- a CDS encoding GatB/YqeY domain-containing protein, protein MSLKSQVESGIKDAMRAKEVDTLRALRSIKSLILLEETKPGNTGGELSADEELKLLTKAAKQRRESADIYKTQGRADLLQVEEAELAIIEQFLPKQLSEEEIKVKVQEIITRIGASGPSDMGKVMGVATKELAGKADGRVVSTLVKSLLA, encoded by the coding sequence ATGTCACTTAAAAGTCAGGTTGAATCAGGTATAAAAGATGCCATGCGCGCAAAAGAGGTTGATACATTACGTGCTTTACGGTCTATCAAATCCCTGATATTACTCGAAGAAACTAAGCCAGGCAATACCGGAGGAGAACTATCTGCTGATGAAGAATTGAAACTGCTGACCAAAGCTGCAAAGCAACGCAGAGAATCGGCAGACATATACAAAACCCAAGGACGTGCAGATCTGCTTCAGGTAGAAGAAGCTGAATTGGCAATCATTGAACAATTCCTGCCTAAACAATTATCAGAAGAAGAAATTAAAGTAAAAGTCCAGGAAATCATCACCCGTATTGGAGCAAGCGGACCTTCTGATATGGGAAAAGTAATGGGCGTTGCTACAAAGGAATTGGCCGGAAAAGCCGACGGACGTGTTGTTTCTACATTAGTTAAGAGTTTATTGGCATGA
- a CDS encoding pyridoxine 5'-phosphate synthase, which translates to MTRLSVNINKIATLRNSRGGDNPNVLKVALDCERFGAQGITVHPRPDERHIRYQDVYDLKEVVTTEFNIEGNPSERKFIDLVLATKPEQVTLVPDTLLAITSNAGWDTVKNRSELTELIQEFKKASIRVSVFVDADEEMVEGAKICGADRIELYTEPYAAQYFENRQKAVIPFVKAAEKAREIGLGINAGHDLSLDNLHFLKQCIPWMDEVSIGHALISDALYLGLENTIQMYLRELEL; encoded by the coding sequence ATGACTCGTCTCAGTGTAAACATCAATAAAATAGCAACCCTTCGCAATTCACGCGGCGGGGATAATCCGAATGTACTTAAAGTGGCATTGGATTGCGAACGTTTTGGTGCTCAGGGAATAACGGTGCATCCTCGTCCGGATGAACGGCATATACGCTATCAGGATGTGTATGATCTGAAAGAAGTTGTGACAACTGAATTTAATATTGAAGGAAACCCGTCTGAACGTAAATTTATAGATCTTGTACTCGCCACAAAACCAGAGCAGGTGACATTGGTTCCGGATACGTTGCTGGCCATTACGTCCAATGCTGGCTGGGACACGGTAAAAAACCGGAGTGAGCTAACCGAATTAATACAGGAATTTAAAAAAGCATCCATCCGTGTTTCAGTTTTTGTAGATGCAGACGAAGAGATGGTAGAAGGTGCCAAAATCTGTGGTGCGGATCGTATTGAACTTTACACCGAACCTTATGCAGCCCAATATTTCGAGAACAGGCAAAAAGCCGTTATCCCGTTTGTTAAGGCAGCAGAAAAAGCCAGGGAAATTGGGCTTGGTATCAATGCCGGCCACGATCTGAGTCTGGATAATCTCCATTTTTTGAAACAATGCATTCCCTGGATGGATGAAGTTTCCATTGGCCATGCCTTGATTTCTGATGCGCTGTATCTGGGTTTGGAGAATACGATCCAGATGTATTTAAGGGAATTGGAATTATAA
- a CDS encoding Gfo/Idh/MocA family protein yields the protein MIVPRHVLGKGFIAPSDKLNIAAVGCGGKADYNIRQAYNNGTDNFVALCDVDDRQSEKYRKQFPQAPYYKDYRKMLEKEAKNIDAVIVTTPDHMHYPIAIACMELGKHVYLEKPLTKDIWEARKLTEAAKKYKVVTQMGNQGSSTDGTRQTEAIVQSGVLGDVHTIEVWTNRPVWPQGVKSPKDKGESQPVPAGVDWDLWLGTAPKRDYHEAYMPFRWRGYWDFGTGALGDMACHLMDVPYRAMKLGYPTSVECSVGSVYSDFFKEAFFDDVCPPSTSIHLKFPSKTKNGGEISFSWYDGGIRPKLPDGCDYKTVFDPTDGGMLFIGTKGILSAEMFGNNPRLWPEKNFQNVKPAAPTRPLVQGSSEGHQQQFVQACKKGHGTYTSSAFEESGPFTETVLMGNLAVRSFLYRESKADGKGFNFPGRQKLLWDGANMKITNFDMANQFVKREYRTGW from the coding sequence ATGATTGTGCCGCGACATGTTCTTGGCAAAGGATTTATTGCTCCGAGTGATAAGTTAAATATTGCTGCTGTCGGGTGTGGAGGTAAGGCAGATTATAATATCCGGCAGGCATATAATAATGGTACCGACAATTTTGTGGCCTTATGTGATGTGGATGACCGGCAGTCTGAAAAGTATCGAAAGCAATTTCCTCAGGCGCCGTATTACAAGGATTACCGGAAAATGCTTGAAAAGGAAGCGAAAAACATTGATGCTGTTATTGTGACAACACCAGATCACATGCATTACCCGATCGCTATTGCCTGCATGGAATTAGGAAAACATGTATATCTTGAAAAACCGTTAACAAAAGATATTTGGGAAGCCAGAAAACTGACTGAAGCTGCCAAAAAATATAAGGTAGTAACACAAATGGGCAATCAGGGAAGCAGTACTGACGGAACCAGGCAAACAGAAGCTATTGTACAGTCCGGAGTGTTAGGGGATGTCCATACCATTGAAGTCTGGACAAACCGGCCCGTTTGGCCACAGGGTGTAAAGTCGCCTAAGGACAAAGGTGAGTCTCAGCCGGTTCCAGCCGGTGTCGACTGGGATCTTTGGCTTGGAACTGCTCCGAAACGTGATTATCACGAAGCCTATATGCCTTTCCGCTGGAGAGGTTACTGGGATTTTGGGACTGGCGCACTGGGAGATATGGCCTGCCATTTGATGGATGTGCCTTACCGCGCTATGAAACTTGGATATCCTACGTCTGTCGAATGCAGTGTAGGTTCTGTATATTCTGATTTTTTTAAAGAAGCCTTTTTTGATGATGTTTGTCCGCCATCAACTTCAATTCATTTAAAATTTCCTTCCAAAACTAAAAATGGCGGTGAAATTAGTTTTTCGTGGTATGATGGCGGTATCCGTCCCAAATTACCGGATGGCTGTGATTATAAGACTGTATTTGACCCGACAGATGGTGGAATGCTGTTTATTGGAACGAAGGGAATTTTAAGTGCTGAAATGTTTGGCAATAACCCGAGATTATGGCCTGAAAAAAACTTTCAGAATGTAAAACCCGCTGCTCCGACCAGGCCATTGGTACAGGGAAGCAGCGAAGGGCATCAGCAGCAATTTGTACAGGCTTGCAAGAAAGGCCATGGAACTTATACAAGTTCGGCATTTGAAGAATCCGGGCCTTTTACTGAAACAGTCCTAATGGGAAACCTGGCTGTAAGATCATTTCTTTATCGTGAAAGTAAAGCAGACGGAAAAGGATTTAATTTCCCCGGCAGACAAAAGTTGCTATGGGATGGAGCTAATATGAAAATTACAAATTTTGATATGGCTAACCAGTTTGTAAAAAGAGAGTACCGGACCGGCTGGTGA
- a CDS encoding SCP2 sterol-binding domain-containing protein, translating to MSLQILTDRVTSMLGTDSGLDATVKFKTEEGNVFINSKVVPNTVSNEDLDADCTFEVSTKNALKLIDGDLNAMMAYMSGKLKIDGDMGVAMKIAKTFGGQ from the coding sequence ATGAGCCTGCAAATACTTACTGACCGCGTGACCAGCATGCTTGGAACTGACAGCGGACTGGATGCTACTGTTAAATTCAAAACCGAAGAAGGAAATGTATTCATAAATAGTAAAGTCGTTCCTAACACGGTATCTAACGAAGATCTCGATGCAGATTGTACATTTGAAGTTTCTACTAAAAATGCATTGAAACTTATTGATGGTGACCTGAACGCCATGATGGCCTATATGTCGGGCAAACTTAAAATCGACGGAGATATGGGAGTTGCCATGAAAATCGCTAAAACTTTCGGGGGACAATAA
- a CDS encoding SurA N-terminal domain-containing protein, translated as MALITKIREKSGVAVTVIAISLILFMVGGDLMGPNSMLGGGNNQVVGEIAGKEINIKDFQSRVDGFKQNYEAQSGRSLNENELASLRDQAWNQFVVDIAYKKQFDDLGLTVSDDELIDMVQGNHISPSILQAFSDPTTGKFDKNAVVNYLKNLKTLPIEQQKSWENFEKSLREERTRSKYENLLKFSTYTPKAQAEKEYIAQTAKASLRYLYVPYFSIVDTTIKVTDSELEKYLSAHRQEYKGTDTRSIEYVTFPVQPAKDDSAALYTEIKELARGLATATNDSSFASMNSDIPLPINMSYANMSDQLKEAVKTFVPGGVYGPYREGNTYYIYKYGGTRTDTVASAKASHILIRAENQSDSAKATARVKAEAILAQIKAGANFEALAATSSADPGSAQRGGDLGYFQNNGAMVKPFEEAVFSATAPGLIPRLVESQFGFHIIKVTATKSNTLYHIAAIGKTIAPSQTTRDEAYRKADEFANSVKTKEQFDEAVKKNKALVVATANRIPETATNINAIQNGREIVRWAFKDDTKIDNVSQVFETEEQYIVAALTGKSDQDDVKVEDFRDELTTKVRNQLKSEQITAKLKGATGDLETIAKKYGAGALVESASDISLATGFLTSAGFDPIALGKAFGLKAGQKSGVFTGENGVFIMELINKTDAPKIADYTQYKTQLTQSLESRMSYLVNEAIRENAKIEDRRAKFF; from the coding sequence ATGGCTTTAATTACAAAAATCAGAGAGAAATCCGGGGTGGCAGTTACGGTAATTGCTATCAGTCTAATACTCTTTATGGTAGGAGGAGACCTGATGGGTCCCAATTCCATGCTTGGAGGAGGCAACAATCAGGTTGTGGGCGAAATAGCCGGTAAAGAAATCAATATCAAAGACTTCCAAAGTCGGGTCGATGGTTTTAAACAAAATTATGAAGCTCAGTCCGGCCGCAGCCTGAACGAAAATGAACTCGCTTCTTTGCGTGATCAGGCCTGGAACCAGTTCGTTGTTGACATTGCTTACAAAAAACAATTTGATGACCTGGGCCTTACCGTTTCTGATGACGAACTGATAGACATGGTACAGGGTAACCATATCAGCCCTTCTATTTTACAGGCATTTTCTGATCCAACTACTGGCAAATTTGATAAAAATGCTGTTGTTAACTATTTAAAAAATCTTAAAACATTACCCATCGAACAACAAAAATCGTGGGAAAATTTTGAGAAAAGCCTTCGTGAAGAACGTACGAGAAGTAAATATGAAAATCTGCTAAAGTTTTCTACCTACACTCCAAAAGCACAGGCTGAAAAAGAATACATTGCCCAAACTGCAAAAGCCTCTTTACGTTATTTATATGTTCCCTACTTTTCTATTGTAGATACTACAATAAAAGTAACGGATTCTGAACTTGAAAAATATCTGAGCGCACACCGTCAGGAATACAAAGGAACTGACACGCGTTCAATTGAATACGTAACATTCCCGGTTCAGCCAGCAAAAGACGACAGTGCTGCACTCTACACTGAAATTAAAGAACTTGCACGCGGATTGGCCACTGCTACAAATGATTCTTCTTTTGCCAGCATGAATTCTGATATTCCGCTACCAATTAACATGTCTTATGCCAACATGTCTGACCAGTTGAAAGAAGCTGTTAAGACTTTTGTACCAGGTGGTGTTTATGGTCCGTACCGCGAAGGCAATACTTATTACATTTACAAATACGGTGGAACAAGAACAGATACAGTTGCATCAGCAAAAGCAAGCCATATTTTAATCCGTGCCGAAAACCAGTCGGATTCTGCCAAAGCAACTGCACGTGTAAAAGCAGAAGCAATACTGGCACAAATAAAAGCAGGTGCGAATTTCGAAGCTCTGGCTGCTACGTCGAGCGCGGATCCAGGTTCAGCACAACGTGGCGGAGACCTGGGTTATTTCCAGAACAATGGCGCCATGGTTAAACCTTTTGAAGAAGCGGTTTTCTCTGCGACAGCACCAGGCCTGATCCCAAGATTGGTAGAAAGCCAGTTTGGATTCCACATCATTAAGGTAACGGCTACGAAATCTAATACTTTATATCACATTGCTGCAATTGGAAAAACCATTGCTCCAAGCCAGACAACCCGTGATGAGGCTTATCGTAAAGCAGACGAATTCGCTAATTCTGTCAAAACAAAAGAACAGTTTGACGAAGCAGTGAAGAAAAACAAAGCTTTGGTTGTTGCTACCGCAAACCGTATCCCTGAAACGGCTACTAATATTAATGCGATTCAGAATGGCCGTGAAATTGTTCGCTGGGCATTTAAAGACGATACTAAAATTGACAATGTATCCCAGGTTTTTGAAACTGAGGAACAATATATCGTTGCCGCTTTAACGGGCAAATCTGATCAAGATGATGTAAAAGTGGAAGACTTCCGTGATGAGCTGACTACCAAAGTACGTAACCAGTTGAAATCGGAACAAATTACCGCTAAACTGAAAGGCGCAACGGGCGATCTGGAAACAATTGCTAAAAAATATGGTGCAGGTGCACTTGTGGAATCCGCTTCTGATATTTCTCTGGCAACAGGATTTTTAACAAGCGCTGGTTTTGATCCTATTGCACTTGGAAAAGCATTCGGACTGAAAGCCGGGCAGAAATCAGGTGTGTTCACCGGTGAAAATGGCGTGTTCATTATGGAACTGATCAATAAAACAGATGCTCCAAAAATTGCAGATTATACACAATACAAAACACAGCTTACCCAATCATTGGAAAGCCGTATGTCTTATCTTGTGAATGAAGCAATTCGCGAAAATGCCAAGATTGAAGATCGCCGCGCTAAATTCTTCTGA
- the xylA gene encoding xylose isomerase produces the protein MSILLGDQEYFKGIGKIAYEGPESDNPLAYRWYDENRIIDGKTMKEHLRFAVAYWHTFCGNGGDPFGGQTLFYPWDKKADAVDRAKDKADAAFELITKLGAPYYCFHDLDVVDYESDVRSNEKRMQTLTEYLAQKQKDSGVKLLWGTANLFGHHRYMNGASTNPDFDVVTHAGAQIKMALDATIALGGENYVFWGGREGYMTLLNTDMKREQDHFAQMLKMAVSYARGKGFTGKFFIEPKPCEPTKHQYDYDAATVIGFLRQHDLLEDFALNLEVNHATLAGHTFEHELQVAADAGILGSIDANRGDYQNGWDTDQFPNDIAEWTKALLVILQAGGLKGGGINFDAKRRRNSTDVADVFHAHIGGMDVVARALVIADKIRKNGEYDKIRTDRYASFDGGKGSEFEGGKLKLEDLFELAAAKGEPATISGRQEYLENLINRFI, from the coding sequence ATGAGCATACTACTTGGAGATCAGGAGTATTTTAAAGGCATCGGGAAAATCGCATACGAAGGCCCCGAATCAGACAATCCGTTAGCTTATCGCTGGTATGATGAAAATCGTATTATTGATGGCAAAACGATGAAGGAACATCTTCGTTTTGCTGTTGCATACTGGCATACATTCTGCGGAAACGGAGGAGATCCTTTTGGAGGTCAAACGTTATTTTATCCATGGGATAAAAAAGCAGATGCAGTTGATCGTGCTAAAGACAAAGCAGATGCTGCTTTTGAATTAATTACAAAACTTGGTGCTCCTTATTATTGCTTTCACGATCTTGACGTAGTTGATTACGAAAGTGACGTGCGCAGCAATGAAAAACGCATGCAGACACTAACTGAATATCTTGCCCAAAAACAAAAAGATTCAGGCGTGAAGCTGCTTTGGGGAACTGCTAATTTATTCGGCCACCACCGTTATATGAATGGTGCTTCAACCAATCCTGACTTTGACGTAGTGACCCACGCAGGTGCCCAGATTAAAATGGCGCTGGACGCAACAATTGCATTAGGAGGTGAAAATTACGTATTCTGGGGAGGTCGCGAAGGTTATATGACTTTGCTTAATACAGATATGAAACGGGAGCAGGATCATTTTGCTCAAATGCTGAAAATGGCTGTTTCCTATGCACGAGGAAAAGGATTTACCGGTAAATTCTTTATCGAACCGAAACCTTGCGAACCAACAAAACATCAGTATGACTATGATGCAGCTACGGTAATCGGTTTCCTTCGCCAGCATGATCTTTTAGAGGATTTTGCTTTGAACCTGGAAGTTAACCATGCAACACTGGCCGGACATACATTCGAACATGAGTTACAGGTTGCTGCTGATGCAGGCATTTTAGGATCAATTGATGCGAACCGCGGAGATTATCAAAATGGCTGGGATACAGATCAGTTCCCGAACGACATTGCAGAATGGACAAAAGCACTTCTGGTAATTTTACAGGCAGGCGGCTTAAAAGGTGGCGGTATCAATTTTGATGCTAAACGCCGTCGTAACTCTACTGACGTAGCTGATGTTTTCCATGCACATATTGGTGGTATGGATGTAGTAGCACGTGCGTTGGTAATTGCTGACAAAATCAGAAAAAACGGTGAGTATGACAAAATCAGAACAGATCGTTATGCAAGTTTTGATGGTGGAAAAGGATCGGAATTTGAAGGTGGAAAACTGAAACTTGAAGATCTTTTCGAACTGGCTGCTGCAAAAGGTGAACCAGCTACAATTTCAGGAAGACAGGAATATCTTGAAAATCTGATCAACAGGTTTATCTAA
- a CDS encoding RagB/SusD family nutrient uptake outer membrane protein, with translation MKGITKKYRLLAMIAGTLWLAGCSDFLDESDPSSFTVENYFTKPEHARSSVNAIYLAMRDPIMNSGFGGADWSMTEFATGLASTDLGQAVNSYFVKDLRNTSDNAYSRDYWASYYKGIANANLSITKIPTITMDATEATKLLGEAHFLRAWYYFNLVRLFGSIPLITEPITLESEQLRPTQANPDDVYNLIVEDLKTAEAAGLPWADASGKVSTGAVKSLLAKVYLTMAGFPLQKGAEYYDLASKKSKEVIDSKQFKLFTTYDDLHNPTKKNIEENIFMIQFRTQILPGSWQGFIIPYNKNISAYSDETGGLYANADFVKSFDPADLRAKEKQFFFTKFTNQSDRNLEVNLGGYFIYKHFDVTAQTTTANSDLNWPVIRYADVLLMYAEASNEVSGPAADAYDAVNATRTRAQLPKLTGLSKDQFREAVWKERWYELCYENITWFDMVRLRKAFNVTSKTFDNYVGHKFSYGPVLTERELLFPIPTAELRNNTNLVPTPGY, from the coding sequence ATGAAAGGAATAACAAAAAAATATAGACTGCTGGCGATGATTGCCGGCACATTATGGTTAGCAGGCTGTTCAGATTTTCTTGATGAATCGGATCCAAGTAGTTTCACTGTTGAAAATTATTTTACTAAACCGGAACATGCAAGGAGTTCTGTAAATGCCATTTACCTCGCTATGCGTGATCCCATTATGAATAGTGGCTTTGGAGGGGCTGACTGGTCAATGACGGAATTTGCTACCGGATTAGCCTCAACAGATTTAGGCCAGGCAGTAAATAGTTATTTTGTAAAGGATCTTAGAAATACTTCTGACAACGCTTACAGCCGTGATTATTGGGCATCCTACTATAAAGGTATTGCCAATGCCAATCTTTCTATTACTAAGATTCCTACCATTACAATGGATGCTACCGAAGCTACCAAACTTTTGGGAGAAGCTCATTTCCTTAGGGCCTGGTATTATTTTAATCTTGTAAGATTATTTGGCAGCATTCCATTAATTACAGAACCTATTACACTGGAATCGGAACAGCTGAGACCAACTCAGGCTAACCCTGATGATGTGTACAACCTGATTGTGGAAGATTTGAAAACGGCTGAGGCCGCCGGATTGCCCTGGGCTGATGCGTCGGGTAAGGTGAGTACTGGTGCTGTAAAATCATTGCTGGCAAAAGTATATCTTACTATGGCTGGCTTCCCTTTACAAAAAGGTGCCGAATACTATGACCTTGCGTCAAAAAAATCCAAAGAAGTAATTGACTCTAAGCAATTTAAGCTTTTTACTACATATGATGACCTGCACAACCCAACAAAGAAGAATATTGAAGAAAATATTTTCATGATCCAGTTCCGGACGCAAATTCTTCCTGGTAGCTGGCAAGGGTTTATCATCCCTTACAACAAAAATATTTCGGCATATTCTGACGAAACCGGTGGGCTTTATGCTAATGCAGACTTTGTAAAATCGTTTGATCCTGCGGATTTGCGTGCAAAGGAAAAACAGTTTTTCTTTACAAAATTCACAAATCAGTCGGACAGAAATCTGGAAGTGAATTTAGGAGGTTATTTTATTTATAAACATTTTGATGTAACCGCTCAGACTACCACTGCGAATAGTGATCTTAACTGGCCTGTGATTCGTTACGCCGACGTATTGTTGATGTATGCCGAAGCATCCAACGAAGTAAGCGGCCCGGCTGCTGATGCTTATGATGCGGTCAATGCAACAAGAACCAGAGCACAATTGCCAAAGCTGACAGGTTTGTCAAAAGATCAGTTCCGGGAAGCAGTGTGGAAGGAACGCTGGTACGAATTGTGTTATGAAAATATTACCTGGTTTGATATGGTTCGCCTTCGCAAGGCATTCAATGTAACTTCAAAGACATTTGATAATTATGTTGGGCATAAATTTTCTTACGGCCCTGTTTTAACTGAAAGAGAGCTTTTATTCCCTATCCCGACTGCCGAACTGAGAAACAATACGAACCTGGTGCCTACTCCGGGATATTGA